DNA from Microbispora sp. ZYX-F-249:
ATGTGCCCCATGCTCGACGACCGTAACGACACCCCGTCGTCCCACCAGATGGCCGGGTCCGGCGTCTGGGACCGCACCGCGAACGAGACCGGGTGGAGCGCCCTGCTCGGCGACGCCCGCGGCGGCCCGGACGTCTCCCCCTACGCCGCTCCGGCCCGCGCCACCGACCTGTCCGGGCTGCCGCCCGCCTTCATCGACGTCGGCTCGGCCGAGACGTTCCGCGACGAGGACGTGGCGTACGCCGCCGCGATCTGGCGGGCCGGAGGCAGCGCGGAGCTGCACGTGTGGCCGGGCGGGTTCCACGGCTTCGATCTCATGGTCCCGCAGGCGGCCGTCTCGCGGGACGCCCGCGCCGCCCGGCTGCGCTGGCTGCGCCGCGTCCTCGGCGGGTAGCCCGGGCTCGTACGGCGGCGGCCGGGTCAGCCGCCGAGGGCGGCGGACTCCTCCTCCTCGACCTGGCGGTTCCAGTCGCGCTTGGAGGACTGCCAGCCGTCCTCGTCGCGGCCCAGCCGCCAGTAGCCGGAGATCGACAGCCGCTCGAGCGGCAGGCCGCGCTCCACGCGCAGGTGGCGCCGCAGCTCCTTGACGAAACCCGCCTCGCCGTGGACGAAGGCGTGCACCACGCCCTCGGGGAACTCCAGCTCCCGCACCGCCCGCACCAGCGCCTCGCCCACCGGCCGGCCACGGCGGTGCAGCCACACGATCTCCGCGTCACCCTCGGCCGGCAGCTTCTGCTCCTCCTCCGGGCCCTCCACCTCGACGAACACCCGGGCGGACGCGCCGGCCGGGAGCCGCTCCAAAGCGGCGCCGATCGCCGGGAGCGCGCTCTCGTCCCCGGCCAGCAGGTGCCAGTCGGCCTCCGCGCTCGGCGCGTACGCCCCGCCGGGGCCGAGGAAGCGGAGCACGTCGCCCGGCCGGGCCCGCAGCGCCCAGGGCCCGGCCAGTCCCTCGTCGCCGTGATAGACGAAGTCGATGGTGAGCTCCCGCGCCCCCGGGTCCCAGGCCCGTACGGTGTAGGTCCGCGTCTTGGGCCACTGGTCCCGGGGCAGCTCGGCGCGGATCGCCGCGATGTCGAACGGCTCCGGGTAGTCCACCCCCGGCAGCGGGAACAGCAGCTTCACGTAGTGGTCGGTGAACTCGCCCGCGTCGAAATCGGCGAGTCCCTCACCACCGAGCACCACCCGGATCATGTGCGGGGTCAGCCGTTCGGTGCGCGTCACCACGCCCGTCGTCGCGCGGGGCGGGCGCCGCGCCGGCTCGGTCGTCGCCATGGGGGTTCCCTTCGTCAGCCTTCTTAGGCAAGCCTAACTACATTGCGCGGCCATCGTGACCTTCCATCCGCGCCATAGATGCAAGCTTGTATCCATGACTGCTAGGCTCCTCGCATGGCCGATCCCGCGAAGCGTCCCTCCGCCGCCCACACCGCGTACGCGGTGACCAAGGAGCTGATCCTGTCCGGCGAGCTTCCCGGCGGAAGCCTCATCAGCGAGGGCGAGATCGCCGAACGGGTACGCGTGAGCCGCACGCCCGTCCGGGAGGCGTTCCTCCGGCTGGAGTCGGAGGAACTGCTGACGCTGCACCCCAAGCGCGGCGCGGTGGTGGCGCCGGTGCCGCCGGGCGAGGCGGCGGACGTGCTGGAGCTGCGGCTGGCGCTCGAGCGGTCCGCGGCCGAGCGCATCGCGCGGACCGGCCTGGGCGACGATCACCACGAGCGGATGCGCGAACTGCTGCGGCGCCAGCGGACCCTCGCCGAGGCCTCGGACGTCGGCCGGTTCGCCGAGGCGGACGAGGCGTTCCACCGGTGCGTCGTCGAGGCGTCGGGGAACCGGCTGGCCAGCCGGTTCTACGCCACCCTGGGCGACCGGCAGCGGCGGATGAGCATCTCCGCGCTCCTCCCGCGGCCGGAGCGGCTGTCTCTCCTCGCCGACGAGCACGAGGCCCTGCTGAACCATCTCCTCGCCGGCGACGCGGCGGCGTTCGCCTCGGCCCTGCTCCGTCACCTCACCGGGACGCACGGCTCGCCGCACACCGCCGGCCGCGACGACGGCTGAGACACGCACCGACACCCCGAAGGTCTGACCCTCCCATGCCCGAGATTCCGCAGGCCGCCCCGTCGCCTGCCACCGTCCCCTCCCCGAACTCCTGGCGGGCCGTCGCCGCGGCGATGTTCGCCTGCGGCTGGGGCGGCAACCAGTTCACCCCGCTACTGCTGATGTACCGCCGCCTCGGCGGCTACTCCACGCTCAGCGTCGACGCCTTCCTCGGCGCGTACGTCGTCGGGCTCGTGCCCGGGCTCCTGCTCGCCGGGCCGGTGTCGGACCGGCGCGGGCGGCGCCCCGTGCTGGTGACCGGCGCCGTCGCCTCGGCCGTCGCGAGCCTGGTGCTCTGCTTCGGCGGGCAGAGCGCGTGGCCCATCTACGCGGGGCGGCTGATCACCGGTTTCGCGGTCGGCATCGCGATGGCGGTGGGCAGCAGCTGGGTGAAGGAGCTGTCGGCCGGGGCGGACGGCGGGCTCGCCGCGCGCCGCGCCGCGCTGTGCCAGACGGCGGGCTTCGGGCTCGGGGCGGGGGTCGCGGGCGTGCTGGCCCAGTGGGGGCCGTGGCCCATGGTGACGCCGTACGTCGCCCATCTGCTGCTCGCCGTGGTGATCCCCGTGCTGCTCCTGCGGGTGCCGGAGACACGGCCGCCGCTCCCGCACGGGACGGGCTCGGTCCGCGAGCTCCTCACCACGCTGGTGAACGACCTGCGTGTCCCCGCGCCGGCCCGCAGGCGGTTCCGGCTCGTGGTCCTGCCGATGGCGCCGTGGGTGTTCGGCACGGCCGGGCTCGCGTACGCCGTCATGCCCCAGCTCGTCGGCTTCCGCGTGGGCGACTGGGGACTCGCGTACGCGACCGGGCTGACCGTGCTGACCCTGGGCACGGGTGTGGCCGTGCAGCCCGTGGCCAGGAGGCTGCACCGCGAGACAGGCACCCGGACGGGACGGGCTCCGGTGGCGGCGATGGCGGTGACGCTCGCCGGCTCGGCGCTGTGCGCGGCGAACGCCGTGCTGCTGTCGCCATGGCTCGCGGCCGTCGCCGCGGCCGCCCTGGGGGCGGGCTACGGCATCGCGGTGGTCTCCGGGCTGCTGGAGATACAGCGCATGGCCGGCGCCGACGACCTCGCCGGCCTGACCGGCATCTACTACACGCTCGCCTACGCGGGCTTCCTGCTCCCCACCGTGCTCGCCACGTTGTCGGCGTGGCTCTCCTACCCCGTCATGCTGGCGGCGGTGGCCGCCGCGGCCCTGGTCTGCCTCGGTCTCGTCATGACCGGCGCGCGGGTCACGGAGCCGGCGGCCCCGGCACGCTGACCGGCCCGAGGGCGTGCGCCCTCTGAAGCTTTCAGACGGCGGGCATCGCGGGCAGCGGAATCCACCGAGATCAGAGCACGCGGCGGGGCTTCGCGGACGGCCGGCGCGCCGATCCGGTGTTGTCCGCGCCCGCCGCCTGAGTGATCGTGCTGAGCAGGAAGATCCCACGGCATCGGTCGAGGAGGCACGGCATGGCGGTGCGTCTCGGAACGCGTCTCGGGGCGATGGTCGCGGCGCTGGTCCTCCTGCCGGTCATGGCGGTCCTCACGAGCGCCCCTGCCGCCGCCGACACCCGCGTCGACAACCCGTACGTGGCCGCCCACGGCTACGTCGACCCCTGGTGGTACGCGTCGGCCGCGGCGGAGCCCGGCGGCGCGGTGGTCGCCATCAGCCCGACCGCCGTCTGGCTCGACCGCGTCTCCCGCGTCGAGGGGACGCCCTCCTCGCCCGGGCTGCGCGCGCATCTGGACGAGGCGGTCCTGCAGGCCGCCGGTGGATCGAGCCCGCTCACGTTCCAGGTCGTGCTGAACGACCTGCCGGACCGCAACTGCACCCGCCCGGTCTCCAACGGGGACTTCAGCGTGGCGGCCGACGGCCTGAACCGCTACCGGACCGAGTACGTCGACCCGATCGCCGAGATCCTGGCCGACCCGGCCTACCAGCGGCTGCGCATCGTGGCGATCGTCGAGCCCGACTTCCTGCCCGGGCTGCTCGTGCCCGCCACCACGGGCCGCTGCGGCGCCGTCCAGGCGAGCGGCGCCTACCCGCAGGCGCTGCGGTACGCGATCACCCGGCTGCACGCCATCCCCAACGTGTACGTCTACCTCGACGCCTCCCACCACGGCTTCGCCGGCCACTCCGCCAACTTCGGCCGGGCCGCCGACCTGCTCGCGAGCATCGCGGGCGCGTCCGGCGGCGGACCGTCGCCGGTGCACGGCTTCACGGTCAACGTCGGGGGCTACAACGCCCTGGCCGAGCCGCACTTCACCGCCGAGACGAAGATCAACGGACAGCCGGTGAAAATGTCGCGCTGGGTCGAGTGGAACGACTACGTGGACGAGCTCTCCTTCGCCCAGGCGTTCCGGCAGCGGCTCATCGCGGCCGGGTTCCCCTCCGGCATCGGCATGGTGATCGACACCTCGCGCAGCGGCTGGGGCGGCCCGGACCGCCCGCTCCACCGGAGCACCTCCACCGACGTGAACCGGTTCGTCGACGAATCCCGGGTGGACCGCCGCAAGAGCGTCGGCAACTGGTGCAACCAGGCCGGCGCCGGGCTCGGCGAGCGCCCTCGGGCCATCCCCGCGATCGGCATCGACGCGTACGCCTGGATCAAGCAGCCGGGTGTCTCGGACGGCTCCAGCGTGAACGTCATCGCTCCCGACGGCACCCGGCCCGATCCCATGTGCGATCCCACGTACGCCCCCGTCACCGGCGCGTACGTGCCCAGCGGCGCGCTCCCGGGCGCCCCGCCGGCGGGACAGTGGTTCGGTGCGCAGTTCCGCCAGCTCCTGGCCAACGCCTACCCGCCGCTGTGAGGCGTCTGCCCGCCCCGCTACCAGCGGTTGCGCGCTTCCTCCGCCCAGCCGGTCAGGCCGTCCAGGTCCACCCAGGCGCCGTCGTCGGCCCGGGCCCGTCCGCTGAAGTGCCCGAAGCACTGGTGCGTCTCGCTGCCCACGACGCCGAGCTCGGTGCGGGCCTCCCGCACGTGGAACGGATGGAACTCCACCTCGACGCGTGGGCCGGTGATCCGCCACGGACGCTTCCAGTCCGTCCGGTCGTAGGACCAGAGCAGCTCGTCGCCGATCTTGTGCAGGCGGCCGTCGAGGAACAACGCGTTCTCCGTGGAGCCGGTGCCGTCGGTCCATCTGCCGCCGAGCTGGACGGCCCTGCCCGGCCCGCTGCCCGCCGCCCAGTTCCAGGTGACCGCGTACGGCCACTTGCCCCGGCCGTGGTCCAGCACGGCGAAGGAGTCCGCCTCGCCGACGGCGTACTCGCCCGACGGCAGCCGCAGGCGTCCGCGCACGGGCCGGCCCACGTCCTTCACGGTGTACTGGAACCGGTTCGGGCCCCAGGGCACCACCACGCCCAGCGACTCGTGCCCCTCCGGCGACGCCGCCCGCAGGTCCACCTCGACTCCGGGGGCCGTGGCCCGGATCGTCGCGCCGCCCGGGTCCTGGTCGACGCGGATCTCCAGGCCGCCGCCGCTGACCGCGGCCGTCCCGGCCCCGCTGCGCTCGGGGAACACGGCGCCGCGGGCCAGCGGGACCGTCACGTCCTTGGTGATCTCCTCGCCGGTGTCCCGGTCCAGCACGTAGAGGCCGTACACACCGGCGTAGTCGAGCGACGACGCCACCAGGCCGACGATGTGGCGGGGCGTCACGACGCCCCAGTATTCCCAGCGCTTGCGCCGTCCCCAGCCGCGCAGGTTGGCCCGGTGGAGCGGGCGGCGGGTCCAGCCGACGGCGCCGGGGTCGAGCCGCCCGCCGGGCAGGCACAGGTCGACGGGCGCGGTGATCTCCCGTTCGCGGGTGGTCACGCGTTCGCCCGAGGTCACGGTGTCGCCGGCCGTTCGTCGAGGAGCCGGACCAGTCGTCTCGGCGCGATCAGCCGGTAGCTGTCCTCGATCAGCCCGGCGATCTCGTCCCAGTCCTGATCGGCGTCCAGCCGCGCGCCCACCCAGCCGTTGCGGCCGACGTACGGCGGGACGAAGAAGCGCTCCGGGTCCGAGGCCACGAGAGCGTCCTGCACTCCCGGCCCGGCCTTGAACGTCAGCGACCGCCCGTCCTCGCTCGTCATCGCGAACATCTTGTCGCCGACCCGGTATGCGGGGGCGGTGTGGCCCCCGAACGGCTTCTCCACCGCCTCCGGGAGGGCCAGGCTGATCTCCCGGATCCTGGCCGCCGCCTCCTCATCGCCCACGCGGCTCGTCCCTTCGCACGATCGTCATGACCGACCAGGGTACGGGCCGCACCCCGCCCCCACCACCCTGCCGGTGCGGGGCAGGGGCAGGGTCAGTGGTCGTCCCAGTGGCCGTCGTGGCGGACGTGGCGGTGGCCGTCGTGGATGTAGTCGACGTGGTCGCCGTGCGGCACGGCCACGTGCCCGCACCCCGGCCCGTGCTCGTGGTCGTGCACGTCGTGGACGGCGTGCGCGCTCTCCTCGCACTCGTCGACATGGTTCTCGTGCACCCGGTGCAGATGACCGTCGTGGACGTAGTCCACATGGTCGCGGTGCGGCACCGCGACATGGCCGCACCCGGCGCCGTGCAGGTGCTCGTGCTGCGTGTGCGGGTGGTGCTCGGTCGTTGTGGTCATGGGGGGATTCCCCCTTTCCGGAAACCGCGGACTGCCGCATTGGTACCCCCGTGCGTACGCCGGAGGCACCGCCTCGGCCGCTTTTGCGCAAGCCGATGGGAGGCTCTACTCCCGTTTGGGGCACCCGGCCGTCGCTTTGGGGCACCCGGCTGTCGCGTCATGGGATCCGGGGCTGCTCCCGCTCCGTCAGAGCTGACCACCCGGAGCCCGCAGCAGCGTGCCGGCCCGGGCCCGCACCGCCTCGACGGCCTCCCAGTCCTCGGTGGCGAGGCCGGCCAACGCCGCCGGGAACACGCCGTCCTGCTCTTTCAGGATGTGGGCGCGCAGCAGGTTCAGGACGTCGAGCAACCTGAGCGGCCAGCCGGGATCGCCGGGCGCGCCGTCCGCCGCCTCGCCGAGAACCGCCTCGATGCGCCGGTGCTCCGCCTCCAGGCCCGCGACGTGCTCGGGGAAGTCGGCCGCCAGCGCGGGGAACAGGCCGTGCTCCTCGACCTCGGTGTGCGGGCCGAGCACCTCGGCGATCCGCCCGGCGATCGCGGTCATGGCGTCGGTGTCGCCGGCGGCGTACGCCGTACGCGCGTCTCCGATCAGGTCGACCACCAGATCGTGCTCACGGGTCAGCTCGCCGATCACGGTCACGGCCTGGCAGCCGCAGTACTCGCACATCTCGATCCTCAGGTGCTCTGGGCGCGGTCCGGGCCATCACCAGCCGGACTCGTCCAACGATGCCCGGCCGCCGGGCCGGCGGGGCAGGGACCTTGGACCTCCCCGTACGGGTCCCCCGTCACCCGCCGGGCCGGTCGCGGCCCGTGCTCTCCCCCGCCGGGCGGCTCGCGCGATGCCGCGGGTCCGCCCGCCGAGGGCGTGTCCTCTCGACCGCTGCGGCCGCGCCCGGTAGGAGTAGGAACCCTCTCCCCCTGCCTTATCGGGAACGGTGATCGATGGGTCCGGGGACGGGGACGCGCAGAGAGCTTCTGGTCTCCAGACGCTGGATTCAGGCGGCTGTGCTGGTGGCCGTGTTCGGGTTCTTCGTCATGGGCCTGCTCGCGTTCCGTACGTACACCGCGGGGCCGCCCGTACCGCGGCTGGTGGTGGGCGAATCCGGGCAGGAGCTGTACACCGGCCGCGACATCGCCGACGGGCAGAAGGTCTTCCTGGCCAACGGGCTGATGCAGTACGGGTCGGTGCTCGGGCACGGGGGCTATCTCGGGCCGGACTACACGGCCGACTACCTGCGTCGCGCCGCCACCGCCGCCCTCCGGTCGCGCGGCGGCGGCGACCAGGCTCGTGAGCGGGTCGTACGGGAGTTCCGGACCAACCGCTACGACCCCCGTACGGGGGTGCTGACCTACACGCGGGCGCAGGCGGCCGCCTTCACCGCGCTCACCGGGCACTATCGCGACTACTTCGCCGACCCCCGTACGGACAAGGGGCTGCGCCCGCACGCGATCACGGATCCACGGCAGATCCGTCAGCTGACCGCGTTCCTGTCCTGGACGGCCTGGATCGCCTCGGCCGAACGCCCCGGAGCGGTCTACTCCTACACCAACAACTGGCCCGCCGAGCCGTTGGTCGGCAACGTGCCCACCGCCGACACCGTGCTGTGGAGCGTGGTGTCGCTGGTCGCCCTTCTGGTCGGCATCGGTGCGCTGTTCGGCGCCGTCGGCCGGTGGGGCGGACATCTGGGCTGGCGGGGCCGTCAGGCCGAGGCGATCGACTTCCACTCCCCCGATGAGGTGGCGCTCACGCCCGCGCAGCGGGTCACCGCGTTCTTCTTCCTCGTCGTCGCGCTGCTCTTCCTCGCGCAGGTGCTACTGGGCGGTGCGACGGAGCACTATCGCGCCGATCTCACGAGTTTCTTCGGCCTCAACCTGGCCGAGTTGCTGCCTTTCAACCTGGCCCGCACCTGGCACCTGCAGCTGTCGCTGTTCTGGGTGGTGGCCGCCTTCCTCGCGGCCGGCATCTTCCTGGCCCCGCTCATGGCCGGAGCCGAGCCGCGCGGCCACGGGAGGCTCGCCTGGTCGCTTCTGGCGGCCCTCGCCGTCGTGGCGTCCGGCTCCCTGATCGCGGAGGGGCTGAGCATCCACGGGTTCATCCGGCCGGGCGACTTCTGGGGCAGCCAGCAGTTCGAATGGCTCGACCTCCCCCGCGTCTGGCAGATCCTGCTGACCGCCGGCATGGCCCTGTGGGCGGTGATGATGTGGCGGGTGCTGCGCACCACCCTGTCGAGGGACAGCCGCGGCAACCTGCCCTGGATATTCTTCCTGTCCGGCCTGGCGATCCCCGGCGTCTACGCGGTCGGGCTGCTGGCTCGCCCGGGCGACACCTTCACCGTCACCGACTTCTGGCGGTTCTGGGTGGTGCACCTGTGGGTGGAGGACTTCCTCGAACTGTTCACCACCGCCATGGTCGCCTACATGTTCGTCCAGCTCGGCGTGGTGCGGGAGCGGGTCGCCCTCGTGGTGATCTACCTGGACGTCATCCTGTACTCGGCCGGCGGCGTGATCGGCACCATGCACCACCTGTACTTCAGCGGCGAGCCCGTGGAGCACCTCGCGCTGGGCGCGTTCTTCTCCGCGATGGAGGTCGTGCCGCTGACCTTCCTGACCGTGGAGGCCTGGTCGTTCCTGCAGCTGGGGGCACGCCAGCACATGGAGTCGCGCACCCCGTTCCCGCACCGCTGGGCCGTGATGTTCCTGGTCGCCGTCGGCTTCTGGA
Protein-coding regions in this window:
- a CDS encoding siderophore-interacting protein, with translation MATTEPARRPPRATTGVVTRTERLTPHMIRVVLGGEGLADFDAGEFTDHYVKLLFPLPGVDYPEPFDIAAIRAELPRDQWPKTRTYTVRAWDPGARELTIDFVYHGDEGLAGPWALRARPGDVLRFLGPGGAYAPSAEADWHLLAGDESALPAIGAALERLPAGASARVFVEVEGPEEEQKLPAEGDAEIVWLHRRGRPVGEALVRAVRELEFPEGVVHAFVHGEAGFVKELRRHLRVERGLPLERLSISGYWRLGRDEDGWQSSKRDWNRQVEEEESAALGG
- a CDS encoding GntR family transcriptional regulator, producing MADPAKRPSAAHTAYAVTKELILSGELPGGSLISEGEIAERVRVSRTPVREAFLRLESEELLTLHPKRGAVVAPVPPGEAADVLELRLALERSAAERIARTGLGDDHHERMRELLRRQRTLAEASDVGRFAEADEAFHRCVVEASGNRLASRFYATLGDRQRRMSISALLPRPERLSLLADEHEALLNHLLAGDAAAFASALLRHLTGTHGSPHTAGRDDG
- a CDS encoding MFS transporter, whose protein sequence is MPEIPQAAPSPATVPSPNSWRAVAAAMFACGWGGNQFTPLLLMYRRLGGYSTLSVDAFLGAYVVGLVPGLLLAGPVSDRRGRRPVLVTGAVASAVASLVLCFGGQSAWPIYAGRLITGFAVGIAMAVGSSWVKELSAGADGGLAARRAALCQTAGFGLGAGVAGVLAQWGPWPMVTPYVAHLLLAVVIPVLLLRVPETRPPLPHGTGSVRELLTTLVNDLRVPAPARRRFRLVVLPMAPWVFGTAGLAYAVMPQLVGFRVGDWGLAYATGLTVLTLGTGVAVQPVARRLHRETGTRTGRAPVAAMAVTLAGSALCAANAVLLSPWLAAVAAAALGAGYGIAVVSGLLEIQRMAGADDLAGLTGIYYTLAYAGFLLPTVLATLSAWLSYPVMLAAVAAAALVCLGLVMTGARVTEPAAPAR
- a CDS encoding glycoside hydrolase family 6 protein, which codes for MAVRLGTRLGAMVAALVLLPVMAVLTSAPAAADTRVDNPYVAAHGYVDPWWYASAAAEPGGAVVAISPTAVWLDRVSRVEGTPSSPGLRAHLDEAVLQAAGGSSPLTFQVVLNDLPDRNCTRPVSNGDFSVAADGLNRYRTEYVDPIAEILADPAYQRLRIVAIVEPDFLPGLLVPATTGRCGAVQASGAYPQALRYAITRLHAIPNVYVYLDASHHGFAGHSANFGRAADLLASIAGASGGGPSPVHGFTVNVGGYNALAEPHFTAETKINGQPVKMSRWVEWNDYVDELSFAQAFRQRLIAAGFPSGIGMVIDTSRSGWGGPDRPLHRSTSTDVNRFVDESRVDRRKSVGNWCNQAGAGLGERPRAIPAIGIDAYAWIKQPGVSDGSSVNVIAPDGTRPDPMCDPTYAPVTGAYVPSGALPGAPPAGQWFGAQFRQLLANAYPPL
- a CDS encoding DUF2804 domain-containing protein; this translates as MTTREREITAPVDLCLPGGRLDPGAVGWTRRPLHRANLRGWGRRKRWEYWGVVTPRHIVGLVASSLDYAGVYGLYVLDRDTGEEITKDVTVPLARGAVFPERSGAGTAAVSGGGLEIRVDQDPGGATIRATAPGVEVDLRAASPEGHESLGVVVPWGPNRFQYTVKDVGRPVRGRLRLPSGEYAVGEADSFAVLDHGRGKWPYAVTWNWAAGSGPGRAVQLGGRWTDGTGSTENALFLDGRLHKIGDELLWSYDRTDWKRPWRITGPRVEVEFHPFHVREARTELGVVGSETHQCFGHFSGRARADDGAWVDLDGLTGWAEEARNRW
- a CDS encoding MmcQ/YjbR family DNA-binding protein; translation: MGDEEAAARIREISLALPEAVEKPFGGHTAPAYRVGDKMFAMTSEDGRSLTFKAGPGVQDALVASDPERFFVPPYVGRNGWVGARLDADQDWDEIAGLIEDSYRLIAPRRLVRLLDERPATP
- a CDS encoding hemerythrin domain-containing protein, which translates into the protein MCEYCGCQAVTVIGELTREHDLVVDLIGDARTAYAAGDTDAMTAIAGRIAEVLGPHTEVEEHGLFPALAADFPEHVAGLEAEHRRIEAVLGEAADGAPGDPGWPLRLLDVLNLLRAHILKEQDGVFPAALAGLATEDWEAVEAVRARAGTLLRAPGGQL
- a CDS encoding nitric-oxide reductase large subunit; the encoded protein is MLVAVFGFFVMGLLAFRTYTAGPPVPRLVVGESGQELYTGRDIADGQKVFLANGLMQYGSVLGHGGYLGPDYTADYLRRAATAALRSRGGGDQARERVVREFRTNRYDPRTGVLTYTRAQAAAFTALTGHYRDYFADPRTDKGLRPHAITDPRQIRQLTAFLSWTAWIASAERPGAVYSYTNNWPAEPLVGNVPTADTVLWSVVSLVALLVGIGALFGAVGRWGGHLGWRGRQAEAIDFHSPDEVALTPAQRVTAFFFLVVALLFLAQVLLGGATEHYRADLTSFFGLNLAELLPFNLARTWHLQLSLFWVVAAFLAAGIFLAPLMAGAEPRGHGRLAWSLLAALAVVASGSLIAEGLSIHGFIRPGDFWGSQQFEWLDLPRVWQILLTAGMALWAVMMWRVLRTTLSRDSRGNLPWIFFLSGLAIPGVYAVGLLARPGDTFTVTDFWRFWVVHLWVEDFLELFTTAMVAYMFVQLGVVRERVALVVIYLDVILYSAGGVIGTMHHLYFSGEPVEHLALGAFFSAMEVVPLTFLTVEAWSFLQLGARQHMESRTPFPHRWAVMFLVAVGFWNFLGAGVFGFLINLPIVSYYEIGTGLTANHAHGSMMGVYGMLAIALGLFALRYLIPADRWPEKWARVSFWSLNIGLAWMCFATLLPLGLLQLHQAVASGYFEARSLGYLTGRTNTLLEWLRLPGDALFIVGGVLPFCRIAWLGVRHRGRQATADPVTGVTPAPRLSVIREPVDTP